The genome window agtgtcccgggaatcattgacggaaatttgggcatgcgaaaaagaaaaaaaaaaaaaaaaaatctgactaaacctatatgaccgccgcttcgctgcgcggcggtcataattactgatagcagttcacctaacTCTTCAAGAaagactttagctgaatgtttttagaggcctgtaaattgtcagtaataaaatctgaggagaagacttgaTGCGTGCACACAGATATTGAAATGAGGTGAAGTCACCGAATgatgactgattgcactgaaaaggtgtcttgaaaattgtgtctatccccccacctcttttatttgctctggtagcactcaaaaaactgaaatttgggagagctgattcgatgagagtagtagcactgtttgcttgatctaaccatgtctcagttaaaaagtaagaaatcaaggttgtgtgtgcaaatcaaATCattaattaagaatgatttgtttgaaagagatctgatatttaggagtgctagtttagAGCTCTCCCAAATCCTGTGACACCCGACCAGttttttaaccttttttttCTTGGTGGGTGCGCTGCCGccactgtttaaaaaaaatctagcggAAACACTGAATTTGGCTTGGTAGCTGGCCATGGTACTGCGATGCCAATATCGGAGATCACATGCGAGTGATGTCCGCTACCACACCCTATGGATGAGGGGTAATTTAGAGCTTAGAGCTAATAGTGAAATGGAGGAGCAGGGAAGGAGGTGGGAGGCTTTGCAACTCCAGTGTGACGTAATGGGCAGTAAGGAGGGTTTTATTCCCTACGAATGGAAGTAGGGTGAGTGATGGCTGTCAATCAACCCTATGGGCTCCTCTcaaactttgtttagaaaacatcatttcactTGTTCGCCCATTGGATTGCTTAGACTTAAGTCCAGAGAATAGCACATTTTGCTTGGTAGCTGGCCATGGTCCTGGGATGCCAATAGTGGAGATCACATGCGAGTAATGTCCGCTAACACCCCAAGAGCGCTTTCATCAGAGGCCGCTACCAGTGGGAAAATATACAGGAATTGGAGACCTGGTGAACTAGTCGGATATCTGGCATTCGACTAACTGAAATAGTGGGCCAGGAACGGAATCTGTTGCTATGATTATTCATTTAGaacttgtagcctagactaaatCACTCTGTGCGTAAAAAGACGCTACTTGCAGTCCAATCAGCTTGAATGAAAACACCCGAAATCACACAGCACctaacagttttttttgttagtcattttttaattattattagacTATCTTATATCGTAATATCCCATGTGAAAATCGCAACTCGGTCGGGTGTCAACTCGCGGGActcggggtttttttttttttttattctagttGCTAATGGAGAATGGAGAAACGCTTAGCTTACTTCGTTTATGACAGAAATTAAGTTTTGTGCCAACACGTTGTAaaaacacaacccacaacactgcctttaattggtgcaaatctcctttactttatagtccgcgattcacattaggcctactaggcCATCACCGCGAGTGCATACAGTACAAAATGTTTTGCAATTTACCTTCGTTACTACCAGCAGTCGTTGTTTTTTTACTGCGTTGATtcgcgattgagtgcgcatctaatgtaacagcggTGTCTTTGCGGAGACATCCTCTCTCcagtttcatttttgctgttgttgcgagcaagcttaggcctatagactacgatatgggaaatactttgtacgatcagcttcagaaatgaatgggttttccttggccagtgctacacctttccaacctTTCCTTGGCCTTTGCtacaccaagttgtgcgaaagaATTGTAGTTTTttgcgatgttgacaaacatgcgtagcacatggaagctcttgatagcgcatgccactaacgtctataaaaacaatatatttatggaataaaactagacaggtacctcggattagcattgctgtttattcataaactgcaattttcagcagccagcggagggcatttagcctactatgcttccggacaatattttgcgtctcgcctaattctgaagcagtggcgCCGCtgaatgaagaggaaacactgagaagaaagttaatgctttaaataggcaacatcaatacaatatataatatgtgaactgaaactggacaggccataataacctctgactagtttaggctacttattgttaaattgcaatgtgagcggcagccaacaggggaggatacgtcgcaggattatttaaaaagcaaatgtgcgtctgccctgattctgataccgtggcggtattaattaaaccgtggggggccgccatgctgaaataaacgtagaggaaacactgaaatTTGCTATTCTTTGCACTCAGTTTAAGCAATCCAATGGGTGAACTGGTGTATCTTAGAAGCCTCATGtacttcttcctctctctctacattaCTTTTAGCTCCCCTCTCTTTGCACCCCTCCCAATGCACTAATAATCCTGGTGTACTCTCCTCATTGAAAATTTGGAAACAGTTCAGACAGCACAATGGACTAAAATCCCCCTCTGCTCTCACTCCTATCTGCAACAATCACCTACCCTCTACAATAGAAACAACATTTTCACTCTGGAAGCAGACAGGTCTTGTCTCTTTTTGTGACCTGTATTTAGATGAGTCCTTTGGGAGTTTTGCTGATTTAGTTACTAAATTTGACATATCAAAACACAGTCTATTTAGGTACTTTCAATTGCGCAATTTTACAAAAACTTAGTTTCCCATCCTTTCCCAAActggctagaacaaggtagcgatggagtttctcagacattcatcatgacagagccagcaaaaaataagcaaaaaccgagaaaacagcgaAAAAATTGCCAATGCTGCATTCTCTTTAAAAGAAGTACACTTCTTTTATAGAAGatatttcagtcaagctttagttGGTTTAGATTGGTTAGCCTACAACTGAACGTATGCAAAATGGAAGTAGCCTAATGTAGGCTTAGGCTATTAACTTTGATTCGCTGTGCTGCATGGGCAATAGATGCATATTAGGCCTATATGAAGTATTACAATTATTGTTTAAAATAGTctacatttgaaaaaatattgaagggaatcagGAGAGCCAGTTCAGTAGCTAtgtttttggcaagtagcctaccacagacacacaggtgaagaacagtcagcctcagccagtaggctactagcACAACCAGACCCTGAAGAACTGAAGAACTGtcactctgacactgtgatctgcagcaccggagcgccccagggaactgtgctctctccagtcctgttcaccctgtacacatctgacttctgctacaacaccgagtcatgccacatgcagaagttttctgatgatactgcaattgtggggtgtatcaggaacgggcaggaggaggagtacaggagcctggtggaggactttgtgcaatggtgcaaactcaatcatcttcaacttaacacttcaaagaccaaggagatggtggtggatttccgcaggtctaagcccactctgctaccagtccacattgatggggtcaatgtggaggtggttagcacctacaagtatctgggtctccacctggacaataaactggactggtcagccaacactgatgcactctacaagaaagggcagagcaggctgtacttcctgaggaggctgcggtccttcaatgtgtgcagtaagatcctcaggatgttctaccagtctgttgttgccagcgtcctcttctttgcagtagtatgctggggaggaagcacaaggaagaaggatgtggggcgaattgacaggctggtaaggaaagctggctctgtagttggagctgaactggagtgcatcacttcactatctgacaaaaggaccctgaacaaactgatcaacatcttggacaatgagtgtcacactattgttaagcagaagagcctgatcagctggagacttcgctcactgccttgcacaactgacagactgagaaagtcatttgtccccagggccattgaactgttcaatgcctcacttaaggaaagaggagagatagacttctctgcatagtctgtctgcctcttcaccccctccatgtttggtactgtctgtccactagccacttgtaccactgtctttatgcctcactgtttgcgtgctatattagcacatcagcacatatgcataacccccccccccctccatgccacagccgaactgtggccacacttagacattttcttaaatagttaaatatatagatatatagactttactttactttatttcttcattgttgcactgttgacttactcatttacactatcaccatgaccactatcaccattgcactaccaccatgacactcattcacacagagcaccttagattaccttaccataccttactatgcacagagaatcacaggctcagtccctgcctcagtcattgcaagcgcctctgatttattaatcaccactatgtggatactgtttttagaattgatttagattaagtgttagtataatttgtatttttgtaatgtgtattttagtatatttttatatattgtattaagtgttagtataatttgtattttagtatatttagcatattctttatcttctactgtccttactgctttagttgtgtttttatattatatactttaattactctttctgctgttaaagaatgtgtttgtgttgtatgtatgctgctgctgagaccttgaatttcccctggggatcaataaagtatctatctatctatctatctacaaaaaaataactgcattacTTCAACTGTCAAACTGCAGATTTCTGAGTATCAAAACCACAGTTTTGGAGGAGATATTTTCCTACAGTTCTTATGCAgggaatgcagtattttggacacaaAAAAATACTAGGCTACTGAACTGTATGCTACTTTGAAAAAAACTGCAGTATTTTGTAAGGGTATgtacagcaagcatcaaaagcaaacagcccagaccctaaaactgggcatttatagctgtgaaggtccTTTATGGGGAAATAAaactatatttggtaacttccgtAGACATCCTAAATGGGGTGGGATGATTGTACTGGGAGCACTGAGGTGTCACATAATATATTacaattgttacattttgtccctcagagttcaggtaggagggccccttagcaggattttagggccccatggaggtctgaacTGGCACTTATAATCCAGTTCTCAGTGGAGAAAATGAATGGGATTCTTAGTTCTGGAATCGGAGGTGGGCGGGACGATGATCTTTCAGCTGCTgatgtaacccttttgtacatgAATAACGAATTACAGATTATTTAATCACGAACAGCGAAACACATAttatttaaacacacactgacacaaataaAACCTAAACTAGAGTGATTTTTGTAGATTAGGTTGAAATGAATTTCGGTATGCTAACTGCTACGCACTGTTATTCTTCCGGAGTTGTAGTTATGAAACTTCAGAACACAGGTTTTGTAATCAAGCCTCTCTAACCAATGGGAGTGCGCCTTTTGTGTTCATGTGACAACGTTTTATGTAACGTGTAGACCAGAGAGGTTCGGCAACAGTTCCAGCTGGCTCTCATGCTGTATTGTACAGAGATGGCTAAACAATTTGTAACAGAATAGAATAGCTGGTATCAGACGCTGTATGTCACCGCTGAACAATGTCTCTCCAGGCTCCCGAAGAAGAAGACCCGTTGAAGGAGAAAGGGGGATTTTTCATAGCGCCCGAAAGCGACTTCGATTGGGACGAAGAAGAGGACCATGTAGATCACCAGAGACTCATTTTATTAAAAGCTGACGCTTTGGCGTCAGAAAACCGTCTTAAAGAAGCCGTCGATATATTTTCTATGGCTTTGAGGTATGGTTCTGTACGACCAGATCAGCTCACTACCTTGGTGGAGTGCATTCTGCGGAACTTCAAGAAAAAGGTTGAGGAGGAAACGCCTTCGATTTTGATAAACACTCATCAGGCAGGTGCCGAGGATGACATCTTCAACTGCCCAGGATGTCACGTATTTCTTGGCGAACCTGTCACGGTCATCTGTGGGCATTCTTACTGTAGGAAATGTTTACAACTGGGCATTTTCTCTAAATGTAAGGTGTGCAATGAGGACTTAAGGATAAGGCCAGGACTGTGCCGAACAAATGTGATTCTCAACGGACTTTTCGAAAAATGTTTCCCCGATGAAATGAAAAGGTCTAAAACGATAACTGAGACAGATTGTTTAATCAGAGCAAAAAAGTTTGAAGAGGGTCTTGCATTAGCTAACAGTGTAATAAATACGGGTAAGTGACAGTAAGTTATTGCTTTGTTATCTGTTTTTCATCACAGGATAATGTCAGACTTAACCTGCCATCCCAGGACCCTAGCCCTGGAattatgtacagtaggctactgtagttggtGTTCATTCTTCATGTTTGAAAATACGCATTCACATGGAGTTTAGGCATGAGTTCTACTGACCAACATATCCAGTAGCCTTTACTCTTGAAGCTAACATATTTTTGCTAATCATGTAACCTTATTACAAAACCGTCGCAAAGAGAGCATGCGCAGCAGCGACTCGTTGTGTAAGGGAGGTCGTGACATAGTGCAACATGTTTTGTAACCTAGACAGCAATATAAAAAGTGTGCGCATAACTTTGCTAGTGTTAACCTACCTCTCCAATAATTAAGTGACTTTACTGTAAATCTAATGTAACTCAAGGCTAACACTTTGTCTCAAGGCAAAACATCTCATGCTAGTAAGCTAACGTTATCATCAGTATCTTGTCAGTCCCTGGACAGCTTTTAAACCAAGAACAGAAATGGGAGATAAGTTATTTATCCGGCACGCTGAATGATGTGATATAAATCCACAATTTTAATATTTAGCTTTAAGCTTATTGGCAAACCTTGGTCACACGACTAGGATTTGGTAGGCTATAGTAATGTCATTGCTATGTGCTCAATTAGGGGCTGAGTGGCCAACACATAAGCCATTCAAACCTGTGTTGCATCATGATAATGCACTCTGAAATTAGACTGACATGATTTAGATCATGGTTCAGACATAGCTGTACAGGTATTTAGGTCAGACAGGTCTGCCGATAGGATAGTCATGGTGCAGGCTCATAGGATGACCTGTTCCTGATGACATAACAGTTGAAGTGTGTACTGAGCAATAAGGACAGCATGTGTCCTGAGCAGAGTGGAAACTTCAGAGGAAGAATCCTCAGTcttagtgaaattaaattgtggTTTGATGAAGTCTTTCTACTTTTAAACTGTACAATAACGGAATAACGTACAAGCGTCTGTGGTTATGTCTCAAGTTGACCCTGTCTcacagttaggcctactgtacatctgTCAAATATACTGGTGTGTTATAACGGACACATCTGATGCACCCTCACCCAGTGTCATAACCAAGCTTTGGAATGCAGGGCTGTGCCTGAAACGTATATTCTTGATTCTTGAATACATCATAGCAAGCAGAAACCCAGATTcgcaatgaatatgaagaggtGAAGAACAATCAGATGCAGACTGTCCTTTAAAAAATATCACAGTGCACAGTGAAAACAGACATCCCTACAGTTATCTTTTTCTATTGTATTGTAATGTTGTACTGACTTAATGTCCTGAACTGACTGAAGGATGGCTATGTAACAGAAATGGGTGACCCGTGCCTGCAGAGTATTGCAAAGTGTGTGCACGGCCGCTTGAAACATACACcggcatttttttttcactcagtAGTACAGTCAAGCAAGGTGACTGAAataatgttttattattattattataattattatttgttACTGTAACAGCGGAGTACCATGTCATGATATCAGCTATTTTACACGAAAAAAAATTGATGCAGTATATTAACCTATTACTAAAGAAAAGAATGGCTTAAAATTCGAAACGGACAAGTTTGAaagtctctgtttctctctctctctacctagaCCCTGGTGATGTTCGTGTCCGTGCTTCCCGTGCCGATGCCTTGGTGGGGCTGGGGCAGCATCTGAAGGCCCTGGAAGATCTGGACATTTGCTTGACCTCTGCCCCCTCACCAGAGGTAGGTTAACGGAATGAGGCCTCTCAGTGTTCTCACTGATGGAGCTTTCTCAAGCCTACTCACATGTACTGGATGGAGAGCAAAGGCTAAACTGGTGTGGTTTCATGCCTTTGTAATGGAGACCATTAGAGACCAAGGAGAACGTGTGTGAGGCCAGGATTAGGGGTGTGTCTCTTATGTGGGTCAGCAGGCCATTTTCAAGGAACCCTCTATCCAAGGGGATTTCTCTGTGAGAGCTGTCATCTTCTTTGCCAGTATTTTTATCACTGTCAAGTAGCTATATCAGTCGGTTAAATTTAGCTTTGTGTAAACTAATTAGACTAGCTCATGATGCAGGCCCACATTCTGTTAATGTTATGTATTCACAGTGTTGCCTTTTTGTTTTTCTATAAATACACTCATTTCCAAAGACTTTTACCACCAGCTGAACATTGCATTTGCCTTGATACATCATGTAGTTATTAGATTTTGGAATGAAAAATAAAGTTTGGAATGAAAAATAAAAGGGTTTAGTATTAAATGCCCAACATGTATGATTATTCTCTctctactcttttgatcccataagGGAATCTTCACAATACAAATTCATGTGCAGTCACATAATAGTGTATTTAGCCAGCCCTTTTTACAAGAATCTGGTTATCCAAGTCTTGTATCAGTATACTCATGCCCACATAATGGTGGCTTGTTCAGATCTGCATGGTTTGTTAAGAACAACTTCTATCGCTTTCTGTCTTTCCAGGGCTATTACCGTAAGGCCAAGGTCTTGCAAGAGATGGGTGAGGTCGATGAATCACTTCAAGTCTTCCTGCACTGCCTGGCTTTGGATGAAAACTTCTGTCAAGCCAAGCGGGAAGTAGAGCTGGTAAGTTACTGTTTCATGGCATGGCTGGCTTTGCTTTTGAGAGGCCTTTTGTCTTGGCACATTGTTATGTTTACCAGGCCATGGTGCTTATGTTGTCTTGTGAGAACCTAATCATTATGTCAAATAAAGTCAGAATGCCTCCCACCATCCTGTCCCTGTTGTTATCTCGCGGCCGACCTTGGAAATGTTGGCTACACCTTGTGTGCAAGCCTTGGCACATGTGTGGTGCGTGCACACACCCCTTCCCTGCTCCTTTATGCTGTGAGAAACAAGCAATGCTGAACATAGATCACATGGTGTTGGAGGCTGATGAATGAGAGTGATGAGAAATGGGTATTGGGTGAGATGGGTTGTCTTAGGTTTAGCACTATGAGGTTGTTTAGAGTGATCTAATCAGTACCTAATGGCTTGTCCTCCATCCtgttattctgatatcttgtgTATCTTATTATCCTGTGTAGACTGTAGAGTTATAGAGAAATTTACATTCCTGTCAGAAAATGATGTTTTAAAGTTCCACAGCACAGTTTCACATGTTAGGTAATGGCTGTTTCAAGCCAGCATGCGAGTGCGTTATCAGATTATACAAGTTGTCTCTACTGGGTCAAGCCTTGTGACTTTCTAAGTAATGACATTAACTCAAGTGGAGAACTCGGGTTGTTGCATAAAAATGAGGCCTTGTTTTCTCtagtttctgtttctctctgttttcttgTTTATGTTTCTGTCCATGGCTGCATCCCCATGACACGTTAGACCAGTATTCAGCTTTAGATTGTGGTGTTTGCAGTAAAGGCAGCTCTAATGGAAGTCCCTTCTCTCCTCGTTCCTCTTTCTCAGAGAAGGGCACAGACCTCACCATTCTTTGAAGAGTAGAAAACATCCTCTTGGCATGATTTggactgagtgtgtgttgatCCTTTATGCAGGGAAAGGGGGAGACAGGAATTTGGaaggagagggaatgagagagtagGGAAAAGATTGAGCAAGTTGTGGAGAGATATCAAGGGGGGAGGAGGGCAGGAATGGGGAGTAGAATCAGAGTGTACTGTTATGGCACAGATCAGTGTGTCTGGACACCAGGTCCTGTAGTGGCTGGCAGTATGAGCTCACAGTCACAAAACCTtctagattacattacattacattacattacattacatttggctgatgcatttttaaccaaagcgactaacaacatggtaaacagtttaagttttaaattcTAGATAAAACATACAATGCAAAAGAACATAGGCATCATCCGTAAGGTTACTAAGATCATAGTAAAAGAGAACCCGTGTTTTCACATCCCTTTGTAGGATTGAGCTATTGCACCCTACAAACACTAAAATAATGTACGGCCATTAGTCCTTTTGTCTGCAAACTGTtttgacttcagcctgtgtgCTAACCTTTCTACGTGGTTCCTTTAAGGCTTGTTTCACTAAtgtagggccctatcatgacattctaaagcgcatcgtcactcgtcaaaagtttattcaaatttagtaggatgtccagttcacattgggaggggttttgttatcaaacgtggagcgcatggcgcaacaaggtgttcctaggttttttaatcagtcatatgggtgtgtttggggcgtaacatcatttaaaccaatgagaatgacatctgtcgcacctaacggcgcaaagcgcgatatgtcatataaatgcattggtattttggcattcaacagcgcatttgaaggaggctgcttgcgagaccgtatggaatagtcattcctaaaccatgctttactaaaacctagcgtagccttcacgcatttgcactcgtctattatttgaactcattggcaaagtgaaactaacttcactaagatgtcagtcaacgacaagactgttatatgcagttactttcactattgactgacaatgggttaccatcgaaaacataggctggaaaaagcaacacttaccctaatattgctcaaatgactgaataaaacaacgtttatcctgcagagaagttgcttatatctcgtgacaatgcgtcttcagctgtgctccatacgtgcctctcgcctctcccctaatcacttttaaccgtcattaccaatttgcaaaagATGGTGAAtgactactcatcatgagatgtacagtatttcgtaatatctttattctaattatgtttcccattgtaatcgtgcaatttgtaatgttttgcatggttGCGTTGGTGTGCGTTCAtaaatgatagaaggatggtgcgtgcacctgccaatatgattgttgacaatgcgctcttaaaataacaaataaacaactcgccatagacttctgaccaggtgtacaatagcgatttttagacaatgcgccaggcccctccctaggttgttaattgccacacccctaggcacattgtttaaaaaaataaatgtgcaaaataccgaattaaactttgcgcgggtggaaaacgagttttaccgccagtgtgcaaaatacagcccgtAATCTGCAATATTTTGGAAGCCTTCAAGGCTAGTTAACTGAGTTGCAGAATCATCCAGACACAACTTTCTCTATGCCAGGTGCAAGTTGAACCCATAGTTATCACTGATACTAGGGTTAATGCTGAGTTTCTCATAAAATCTTTGCAGTCTTGTGTACAGCAGCTATTGTAGTTATGGGGATGATTGTGTCTGAAGAACAGTGAATAACACCATGAGACATGGGTGCTTTCACTTACGTTGTAGTAGGTTGAGATTAGGGCAGAAGCAGGATCCCACAGAAAAATGATGAGACAAGAATACAACAAAATGGTGATTTGGTTAAAGGGTAAAAATTGGTTGAGGAGTCCTGAGTCTGTTGGCCTCTGGGTCCCACTGTCCCGTCTCCGAGCCACAGTGGAGCTAAGGGGTGGTGATGGCTTTTCTCAGGCACCCGCTTGGTTTGTGCGCAGTCTTGGCACGGTCCAGTTTCCAGattccacccccctcccccatcccccactGCTGTTAGTCTTTCCTCACCTCGCCCTGACTGACGGACACCTATACAGTGCAGCTGTCCAGCTCCGGTTTGGCCCTGGTGAAGGCCCATTACTGGCCGTGTCTGTGTCAAAACGTCAACTGCTTTTTCTGTATTTCTCCTCTGATCATGCGTAGGTtctaaaaacatattttaaactcactcttttctccttctcctctctccctcctctctctctctctctctctctctctctctctctctctctctctctctctctctctctctctctctctctctctctctctctctctctctgcattcccTTATAGATCCTCCATAGCCTGCTGTCTCCGGCCTGTGACAGTGTGAAGGTTGGCCTGCGTGACACGGCCCATAACACCTCCCAGCACCTGCGCAGCAAGGCCCAGGTGTCAGACCTCTCCCAGGAGAAGAGTCATTCCCATGCTccagtgcagcagcagcaggtccCCTGCTCCCCTCAGCGTCAGGCACCTCTCCGGGCCGCTTCTGCCCACCCCCATCCAGGCCCTCCTGAGGTACGTTCCAGCAGCAAGCTaaacaggggtgcgtttcccaaaaccatagttgctaacctgttagcaacttagttggttggcaatgggaaattgcattgcaaccaacaaagttgctaacttagttagcaactatgattttgggaaacgcaccccagagcGGTGGACAAAGCAAAGCTGTGAAACAGCCAGCTGCACTTATATAAACCCACAGAATGCGTAGCTACAGTGAATGGAGGTCGATTTCAAACTTAGTGAAACGATGTGCTTTAAAAGTGAGATTTTGAAACAACTCATTGCTAACTGATGGGGAAAGAGTAGAGCAAAATAATAGATTGATAGAGTCCAAGTTGTTTTGCAAGTGGCTCATCACATGTGAGCGTGTGACTGGCTGCTCTCTCTGCTGGCCGCGGTTAGCTGCCTTGGCAGAGAGGCGCTCTTTCATCCCGTAGATTGTGTGCTTTTGATGCCAGTGATCTTGCTACTGTGAAGATGGACACACTATCTGTTATGCATATGGTCCCGCTCCTCTTGATGTTTTTATGTATTATCTATCGAATCACATGCCACTGTATACTCATGAGTTAAAAAATGCAGCTGGCTTTTGTTCCATGTTAAAGCATCCATTTTTCTTGCTCCTGAATGCTATCCTTAAGTAGAAGAGTTCTATGAGAGGCCTATGCACTACTGTTGTTGGCACACATTTTTTGGTGCGTCAGAGAATATCCATGTTGGTCAGCTTGATTTTTATTATGATTTCGGTAGCCTGATATCTCACTGTGgtttgtttctctccctcctcctcttggcGTCATCAGAAGGCGGGTCGGTCTGAGAGTCTGGAGCGGTCAGGCCTGAGCCGAGCTCACTCCCTACGCACCCACGGTGGGATCGGAGAGGAGGGCCTGAAGCGGGTCTGCTCCGCGCCCCAGTTAGGTGACCAGGAAAAGGCCTTACTGCTCAAAAGGAAGTTGTCATCATCAGGAGCCGGATCGTCTGTTGTCCACAGCGGAGCCAACAAGCATAAAAAGCAAGGAGGTAAGAGGCAGTAATGACGCTGCTTTAGTGTTCCATTGACAGTCATACAGAGAGGTTTAGCTAATATATAACATAGTTATTGACAGTCTTATAGAGAGCTTTAGctaatatgtgaccctgcaaggcgaaaccagtcgttttg of Alosa sapidissima isolate fAloSap1 chromosome 1, fAloSap1.pri, whole genome shotgun sequence contains these proteins:
- the lonrf1l gene encoding LON peptidase N-terminal domain and ring finger 1, like, whose product is MSLQAPEEEDPLKEKGGFFIAPESDFDWDEEEDHVDHQRLILLKADALASENRLKEAVDIFSMALRYGSVRPDQLTTLVECILRNFKKKVEEETPSILINTHQAGAEDDIFNCPGCHVFLGEPVTVICGHSYCRKCLQLGIFSKCKVCNEDLRIRPGLCRTNVILNGLFEKCFPDEMKRSKTITETDCLIRAKKFEEGLALANSVINTDPGDVRVRASRADALVGLGQHLKALEDLDICLTSAPSPEGYYRKAKVLQEMGEVDESLQVFLHCLALDENFCQAKREVELILHSLLSPACDSVKVGLRDTAHNTSQHLRSKAQVSDLSQEKSHSHAPVQQQQVPCSPQRQAPLRAASAHPHPGPPEKAGRSESLERSGLSRAHSLRTHGGIGEEGLKRVCSAPQLGDQEKALLLKRKLSSSGAGSSVVHSGANKHKKQGVTASARGSRTSPTSHRTLSRDLLDPNDFECSLCIRLFYEPVTTPCGHTFCKSCLERCLDHTPQCPLCKESLKEYLAARKYNVTSVLDSVIKEHLSEEHSEREMVHVEETKELSDLTKNVPIFVCTMAYPTVPCPLHVFEPRYRLMIRRCMDTGTRQFGMCINDSQKGFVDYGCMLLIRSVHFLPDGRSVVDTIGGKRFRVLSRSMKDGYCIADIQYLEDTKVSDGEELLKLQELHDQVYEQACTWFQNLKTRFRNQILQHFGPMPEREADIQATPNGPACCWWLLAVLPVDPRYQLSVLSLPTLRERLLKIQHILTYLQSIPNE